In Proteus vulgaris, one DNA window encodes the following:
- the nikA gene encoding nickel ABC transporter substrate-binding protein, which yields MKPLFSVIPTLLLTLACVFPALADKSNNILDYASTKDIRDINPHLYSGEMAAQNMVFESLVLNTEKGVTPYLAQRWDISPDGKSYTFYLRHDVTFSDGEPFNAKAVKLNIEAVLDNYERHAWLELVRQIDSVEVVDEFTVKLNLKNPYYPTLTELGLTRPFRFISPNSFINGKTKTGVANYIGTGPWVLTEHKKDQYAEFKVNPNYWGEKPVLNGVMWRVIPDRQTMLLSLQKGDIQLIFGADGDMLDMDSFEALMASDKFKTEMSAPIASRAIVLNSSRPMTSNQHVRQALQYAVDKEGIAQGILAGSERVADTLMARSVPYCDFSSPTYAYQPTKAVELLEAAGWVLPKGETIRQKDGQKLQLLLSYNVNNAVEKEIAELIQDDFKKIGVGLMILGEEKQAYLDRQKNGDFDLQYSLSWGTPYDPASFVSSFRIPAHADYQGQKGLANKAQLDAMIGELLITPNEARRQELYKTLFTSLAEQAVYIPLTYSRTKAIHRSELENVGFNPSQYEIPFEKMHFKP from the coding sequence GTGAAGCCTTTATTTTCGGTGATCCCAACCCTGTTATTAACACTTGCATGTGTATTTCCAGCACTTGCAGATAAAAGCAATAACATACTGGATTATGCTAGTACAAAAGATATTCGTGATATTAACCCTCATCTCTACTCTGGTGAGATGGCCGCTCAAAACATGGTATTTGAATCTCTTGTATTAAATACCGAAAAAGGTGTTACACCTTATTTAGCCCAGCGTTGGGATATTTCTCCTGACGGCAAAAGTTATACCTTTTATTTACGCCATGATGTGACCTTTAGTGATGGCGAACCGTTTAATGCCAAAGCCGTAAAATTAAATATTGAAGCCGTATTAGATAACTATGAACGACATGCGTGGTTAGAGTTAGTTCGCCAAATTGATAGCGTTGAAGTTGTTGATGAATTTACCGTTAAATTAAATTTAAAAAATCCTTACTACCCAACATTAACTGAATTAGGTTTAACTCGCCCATTCCGCTTTATTTCGCCAAATTCATTTATTAATGGCAAAACAAAAACAGGCGTTGCGAACTATATTGGTACGGGGCCTTGGGTATTAACTGAACATAAAAAAGACCAATACGCAGAGTTTAAAGTTAACCCAAATTATTGGGGAGAAAAACCTGTATTAAATGGGGTAATGTGGCGAGTGATCCCAGACCGACAAACGATGCTACTTTCTCTACAAAAGGGAGATATTCAGCTTATATTTGGTGCTGATGGTGACATGTTAGATATGGATTCATTTGAAGCCCTTATGGCATCAGATAAATTTAAAACTGAAATGAGCGCTCCAATTGCGTCTCGTGCTATTGTGCTAAACAGTAGTCGTCCAATGACATCAAATCAACATGTTCGCCAAGCATTGCAATATGCAGTCGATAAAGAGGGAATTGCACAAGGTATTTTAGCGGGCAGTGAAAGAGTCGCAGATACTTTAATGGCGCGCAGTGTGCCTTATTGTGATTTTAGCTCGCCAACCTATGCTTATCAGCCTACAAAAGCGGTTGAATTATTAGAGGCCGCGGGCTGGGTATTACCAAAAGGTGAGACTATCCGTCAAAAAGATGGTCAGAAACTACAATTATTGCTCTCTTATAATGTGAATAACGCAGTAGAAAAAGAAATTGCCGAACTCATTCAAGATGATTTTAAAAAGATTGGTGTTGGTCTGATGATTTTAGGTGAAGAAAAACAAGCTTATTTAGATAGACAAAAAAATGGTGATTTTGATTTGCAATATTCGCTTTCATGGGGAACACCTTATGATCCGGCTTCTTTTGTTTCATCTTTTAGAATACCCGCTCATGCGGATTACCAAGGACAAAAAGGATTGGCAAATAAAGCCCAATTGGATGCAATGATTGGCGAGTTATTAATTACCCCTAATGAAGCGCGCCGTCAGGAACTCTATAAAACTTTGTTTACCTCATTAGCAGAGCAAGCTGTCTATATCCCATTAACCTATTCTCGTACTAAGGCTATCCACCGAAGTGAATTAGAAAATGTTGGATTTAATCCGTCTCAATATGAAATACCGTTTGAAAAAATGCATTTTAAGCCGTAG
- a CDS encoding class I SAM-dependent methyltransferase encodes MTNKINNSPLLNDVTRYWNIRAESYSESNQQELLSEKQQKWRHLLLGHVKEGETLKVLDIGTGPGFFAILLALSGHDVTAIDATEGMLQEAKQNAQTHQVNIQFIRGDVHQLPFANEQFDLVVSRNVTWNLKAPQVAYSEWFRVLKPGGSLINFDANWYLHLFDEAYWQGFVVDRARSIEEQVEDHYVNTDTKEMERIARQLPLSQIKRPQWDINTLLEIGFNRYMIDTRIGDFVWNEEEKINYGSTPMFMIHAQKTTYK; translated from the coding sequence ATGACAAATAAAATAAATAATAGCCCATTACTTAATGATGTAACTCGTTACTGGAATATCAGAGCAGAAAGTTATAGTGAGTCTAATCAACAAGAATTGCTGAGTGAAAAACAACAAAAATGGCGTCATTTGTTATTGGGGCATGTTAAAGAGGGCGAAACTTTAAAAGTACTAGATATTGGAACTGGCCCAGGCTTTTTTGCCATTTTATTAGCGTTATCTGGACATGATGTAACAGCAATTGATGCAACTGAAGGCATGTTGCAGGAAGCCAAACAGAATGCACAAACACATCAGGTAAATATTCAATTTATTCGTGGAGATGTACATCAACTGCCTTTTGCCAATGAGCAGTTTGATCTTGTTGTTAGCCGTAATGTCACTTGGAATTTAAAAGCACCACAAGTGGCGTATTCAGAATGGTTTCGTGTATTAAAGCCGGGCGGTAGTTTAATTAATTTTGATGCTAACTGGTATTTACACCTTTTTGATGAGGCATATTGGCAAGGTTTTGTGGTAGATAGAGCTCGTTCAATAGAAGAACAAGTTGAAGATCACTATGTAAATACTGATACAAAAGAGATGGAGCGAATTGCACGCCAACTTCCATTGAGTCAAATAAAACGTCCTCAATGGGACATTAATACCTTGCTAGAGATTGGTTTTAATCGATACATGATAGACACCCGCATTGGTGATTTTGTGTGGAATGAAGAAGAAAAAATTAATTATGGATCAACACCGATGTTTATGATCCACGCACAAAAAACAACGTATAAATAA
- a CDS encoding vWA domain-containing protein produces the protein MNRISRLTADISRADFALTHQQQLLQLLIQHFPTKYRALFATPEKKSDDVIEWYSAVSGNPVALTSLQGQEQQEIRRILDERLNDIKTQTALLASQNRITDEERHLLDTASTLPDSESVYVINGQPVITWWPRTTPLPPPIAQVTAGASAAAAGAALADVPAKTRNRWLRWLLLFLFLLFLILLASWLKGCFDPTAVPPVVEEKPAVVIPPEPVPEPEPIPEPEPVPEPIPEPIPEPVPVPEPIPEPKPVPKPVPVKKLTPLEACVQDELKKAGVTEKTANATCENRLASKIKQMCPADRPPELAPQVIIIFDASGSMALSMSLTEDDLDFISSTGKLFAGYDAEPRRITVARNAATKIINSIPSDMKITTVVASDCGVVKSSPAYGGNERSKLLNYIKRIEPDSGTPLAESIQRAGSLIKGNNRDTIIVLLSDGLESCDQDPCAAARTLKRAHPRAVINVVDILGTGAGNCVANATGGKVFTARNANEVSLMTRKAIEDYIPKNCK, from the coding sequence ATGAATCGAATTTCACGATTAACGGCTGATATTTCCCGCGCCGATTTTGCCTTAACTCATCAACAGCAGTTACTTCAATTGCTGATACAACATTTTCCGACTAAGTATCGAGCACTATTTGCCACGCCAGAAAAGAAATCAGATGACGTTATTGAATGGTATTCTGCGGTTTCTGGTAATCCTGTTGCTTTGACCTCGTTACAAGGCCAAGAACAACAAGAAATAAGACGTATTTTAGATGAACGCCTTAACGATATTAAAACACAAACAGCATTATTAGCTTCGCAAAACAGAATTACAGATGAAGAGCGCCATCTTTTAGATACGGCATCAACGCTACCTGATAGCGAAAGTGTCTATGTGATTAATGGGCAACCTGTTATTACATGGTGGCCACGCACAACCCCATTACCACCACCAATTGCACAAGTTACCGCTGGTGCAAGTGCCGCAGCTGCGGGTGCCGCACTCGCGGATGTGCCAGCCAAAACACGCAATCGCTGGTTACGTTGGCTATTACTCTTCTTATTCTTGCTGTTTTTAATTTTATTGGCATCTTGGCTAAAAGGGTGTTTTGATCCCACGGCCGTTCCTCCTGTTGTGGAAGAAAAACCTGCCGTTGTAATACCACCAGAACCCGTACCTGAGCCAGAACCCATTCCTGAGCCAGAACCAGTACCAGAACCTATTCCAGAGCCGATCCCTGAACCCGTTCCAGTACCTGAACCTATTCCTGAACCAAAACCTGTGCCAAAACCTGTGCCAGTGAAAAAACTTACGCCACTAGAAGCTTGTGTACAAGATGAATTAAAAAAAGCGGGTGTAACAGAAAAGACAGCTAATGCAACCTGTGAAAATCGCTTAGCCAGTAAGATAAAACAAATGTGTCCAGCTGATCGTCCACCAGAACTAGCACCACAAGTAATTATTATCTTTGATGCTTCAGGCTCAATGGCGCTGAGTATGAGTTTAACAGAAGACGATTTAGACTTTATTTCAAGCACAGGAAAGCTTTTCGCGGGCTATGATGCCGAACCTCGTCGAATCACTGTAGCAAGAAATGCAGCGACAAAGATTATTAATAGTATTCCTTCAGATATGAAAATTACTACCGTTGTGGCATCAGACTGCGGTGTAGTGAAATCAAGTCCTGCTTACGGCGGCAATGAACGCTCAAAATTGCTTAACTACATTAAACGTATTGAACCTGATAGCGGTACACCATTAGCCGAATCTATTCAACGAGCCGGCTCTCTAATCAAAGGTAATAATCGTGACACTATTATTGTCTTATTATCTGACGGTTTAGAGTCTTGCGATCAAGATCCATGCGCAGCTGCCAGAACATTAAAACGAGCTCATCCTCGCGCCGTAATTAACGTTGTTGATATTTTAGGTACAGGCGCAGGCAACTGTGTGGCGAATGCAACGGGAGGGAAAGTCTTCACTGCGCGTAATGCCAATGAAGTCAGTTTAATGACTCGAAAAGCAATTGAAGATTATATTCCGAAGAACTGTAAATAA
- a CDS encoding SrfA family protein, which produces MNKAFLRSGKLESYLPMGENGQAVYISALQLRETLRLRGKVHISQCLAIPQPNETGERIDWYSPIDGSVIPWSAASEEERTAAYAVLKKNQDDLIAFSEQEQQRAGNKESQLFGALLSKTIQFPDENHIFIVDGQPIITFWGFVSANQQLRVDPVACLKPIVAPIAPTSTAIPPVQEKVIITDAKRPWWRFLWWLLPLLLLLLAIFFLRGCFSTPTLPTVDIKIPDIEAPKLPDPTLEKPRVPTVVTNGHTVGVPTGTVHTGTLGTVDANGNVINATDGNGAVIDPNTGLPVIDPQIDNNQGALPEGVAPDDAQQPNVPPVDPATQNEQPKTDTPQNAGNENNTATPPVDPNAPPDVTPPATADNTTPLTIPANALANGSTQFLNGQWKAGAGIQDQKTGKPLSLNYQLDNGKGQVVMTRSDGVTCKAPVNAAVNQGGLNINNQGQALCSDGSNYLMPNIICQPGNQNIAACQGKYENSQPFPLSMKRENN; this is translated from the coding sequence GTGAATAAAGCATTCTTACGAAGTGGTAAATTAGAAAGTTACCTCCCTATGGGAGAAAATGGACAGGCTGTTTATATCTCTGCACTGCAGCTACGTGAAACTTTGCGTTTAAGAGGAAAGGTACATATTTCTCAATGCCTTGCCATTCCTCAGCCGAATGAAACAGGCGAACGCATTGATTGGTATTCACCGATCGACGGCTCTGTTATCCCTTGGTCTGCGGCTTCAGAAGAAGAGCGTACTGCCGCTTATGCTGTGCTGAAAAAAAATCAAGATGATTTAATCGCCTTTAGCGAACAAGAACAGCAAAGAGCTGGAAATAAAGAAAGTCAGCTTTTTGGCGCACTCCTCAGTAAGACAATCCAATTTCCTGACGAAAACCATATTTTTATTGTTGATGGCCAACCGATTATTACCTTTTGGGGATTTGTCAGCGCCAATCAACAACTAAGAGTTGACCCTGTTGCTTGCTTAAAACCTATTGTTGCGCCAATCGCACCAACATCAACAGCCATTCCACCCGTACAAGAAAAAGTCATCATTACTGATGCAAAGCGCCCTTGGTGGCGTTTTTTATGGTGGCTGTTACCTTTATTATTACTTCTACTCGCTATTTTCTTCTTAAGAGGCTGTTTCTCAACACCTACATTACCGACAGTCGATATTAAAATACCAGATATTGAAGCGCCTAAATTACCTGATCCTACGCTTGAAAAGCCAAGAGTCCCCACTGTGGTTACTAATGGTCATACAGTTGGCGTACCAACAGGCACCGTTCACACAGGAACATTAGGCACTGTCGATGCAAATGGAAATGTGATTAATGCCACTGATGGGAACGGCGCAGTAATTGATCCTAATACAGGTTTACCGGTGATTGATCCTCAAATAGACAATAACCAAGGTGCTTTACCTGAAGGGGTAGCGCCCGACGATGCGCAACAACCGAATGTGCCTCCCGTTGATCCCGCAACACAAAATGAGCAACCGAAAACAGATACTCCTCAAAATGCAGGAAATGAGAACAATACAGCTACCCCTCCGGTTGATCCTAATGCACCACCAGATGTCACACCACCAGCCACTGCTGATAACACAACACCACTAACTATTCCTGCAAATGCGCTAGCTAACGGCTCAACCCAATTCCTTAATGGCCAATGGAAAGCAGGTGCAGGTATTCAAGATCAAAAAACAGGTAAACCACTGAGCCTGAACTATCAATTAGATAATGGCAAAGGACAAGTCGTAATGACACGCAGTGATGGGGTGACCTGTAAAGCCCCTGTTAACGCAGCCGTCAATCAAGGTGGGCTGAATATAAATAACCAAGGTCAGGCTCTGTGTAGTGATGGTTCAAACTATTTGATGCCAAATATTATTTGCCAACCAGGAAACCAAAATATTGCTGCTTGCCAAGGGAAATATGAAAACAGTCAGCCATTCCCATTATCAATGAAGCGGGAGAATAATTAA
- a CDS encoding virulence factor SrfB, with protein sequence MLAPLTDYKDKITLIRDSNIQFLDFGFTLPQRKEYGEFVKKGENGPLMRLIYNERDDNYLYPAPKNQPQTPREAEFSFSLDESLNLFNDTWLPVPFFRFNPPRSFSQGPDNWVRMMFHQLPEPDEDGHTHRIVVAFDTRIEPNRTNTAYLAPNEEDVRSGVAFALAYLGYEVENFLETPWIDGWLKEVFSERALAVTKIYHDELEEALKEFQHQAHYLNLLNILGEKLHLPEIKINETKPQEPAIEVDLILDVGNSRTCGILIEDHINDNKGLTQLYEMTLRDLSHPYQIYNEPFESRVEFAQAEFGKQDFSVSSGRNNAFMWPTIGRVGPEANRMAAQRLGTEGSTGISSPKRYLWDDSPYSPGWRFSRSFGQTDREPLATAVPMTYLLNDHGEPLFRLDPDFRMPVFTPNYTRSSLMTMMLTEVLAQALTQMNSPAQRLKMSHASAPRQLRNIILTIPPAMPKPERAIFETCMENALGLIWKAMNWDPTDEKLNFDGKDTQCRIPMPNIHVKWDEATCGQLVYLYNETQIKFGERTEAFFASQVREDNRALTGDSTLKIASIDIGGGTTDLVITRYKLDTGTGSNVKIIPTQLFREGFKIAGDDILLDIIQICVLPALRTALTDIGISDADALMSSLFGSEGLDAGQQVLRQQLTLQIFNPIGLRILSQYENFDPLVPHEGINSTFGELLDVQPTEHVRRYIDDAANKELGGGESFSILNVPVQINFTQLHAEFISGERINITRSLKALCEVLYYYSCDVLLLTGRPSRLPGIQALLKVLQPVPPSRILPLHGYKTGGWYPFNKKGRIDDPKSTAAVGAMLCLMAENARLLNFYFSTGNFKTYSTVRYLGMLDNNNTISDNDVYYRDIQDKFEPDPDTYFEVRGGIRLGFRQLDNARWPASPLYTLRIKNPKLAQQLSQEDSVLHIKLGEERGASSHNNDNKSEKLRIEEMELINGKGGVNKSGLSFKLNTLADSGIGETSYWLDSGSVLGK encoded by the coding sequence ATGTTAGCGCCACTGACCGATTATAAAGATAAAATAACCCTTATCCGTGACAGTAATATTCAGTTCCTGGATTTTGGTTTTACGCTACCACAGCGTAAAGAGTACGGTGAGTTTGTTAAAAAAGGTGAAAACGGTCCGTTAATGCGACTCATCTACAATGAGCGAGACGATAACTATCTTTACCCAGCACCGAAAAATCAACCACAAACACCGAGAGAAGCAGAATTTAGCTTCTCTCTTGATGAGTCATTAAATTTATTCAATGACACTTGGTTGCCAGTGCCATTTTTCCGCTTTAATCCGCCTCGTTCATTCTCTCAAGGCCCTGATAACTGGGTGAGAATGATGTTTCACCAACTGCCAGAACCAGATGAAGACGGGCATACGCATCGCATTGTAGTGGCTTTTGATACTCGTATTGAACCCAATCGCACCAATACGGCTTATCTAGCACCAAACGAAGAAGATGTTCGCTCTGGTGTTGCTTTTGCACTAGCCTATCTAGGTTATGAGGTAGAAAATTTCCTTGAAACACCGTGGATTGATGGTTGGTTAAAGGAAGTCTTTAGTGAAAGAGCACTGGCGGTCACTAAGATATATCACGATGAACTTGAGGAAGCGCTTAAAGAGTTTCAACATCAAGCACATTATCTCAATTTGCTCAATATATTAGGTGAGAAACTCCACTTACCTGAAATCAAAATTAATGAAACCAAACCACAAGAGCCGGCCATTGAAGTCGACCTTATCCTTGATGTGGGTAACTCACGTACATGTGGGATCTTAATTGAAGATCATATCAATGATAATAAAGGGTTAACTCAACTTTATGAAATGACATTGCGTGATTTAAGCCACCCTTATCAAATCTACAACGAACCTTTTGAAAGCCGTGTTGAATTTGCACAAGCGGAATTTGGTAAACAAGACTTTTCAGTCAGTAGTGGTCGAAATAATGCCTTTATGTGGCCAACTATTGGTCGTGTTGGCCCTGAAGCTAACCGCATGGCAGCACAACGCTTAGGAACTGAAGGCTCAACGGGTATTTCAAGCCCTAAACGTTATTTATGGGATGATTCACCGTATTCTCCAGGTTGGCGCTTTAGTCGCTCTTTTGGTCAAACAGACAGAGAGCCTCTGGCAACTGCTGTACCTATGACCTATCTGCTTAACGATCACGGTGAACCGTTATTCCGTTTAGATCCTGACTTTCGTATGCCTGTCTTTACGCCAAACTACACGCGTAGTTCATTAATGACCATGATGTTAACCGAAGTGTTAGCTCAGGCATTAACACAAATGAACAGCCCGGCTCAGCGTCTTAAAATGAGCCATGCTAGTGCGCCTCGTCAATTACGCAATATCATTTTGACTATTCCACCCGCTATGCCAAAACCAGAGCGTGCTATTTTTGAAACATGCATGGAAAACGCATTAGGGCTAATTTGGAAAGCAATGAATTGGGATCCAACTGATGAAAAACTGAATTTTGATGGTAAAGATACCCAATGTCGTATACCGATGCCCAATATCCACGTTAAATGGGATGAAGCCACTTGTGGTCAGTTAGTTTACCTCTACAACGAAACACAAATTAAATTTGGTGAACGTACTGAAGCTTTTTTTGCTAGCCAAGTGCGAGAAGATAACCGCGCATTAACAGGTGATAGCACGTTAAAAATTGCATCAATTGATATTGGTGGTGGCACAACCGATCTCGTTATCACTCGCTATAAACTGGATACGGGAACAGGAAGCAACGTCAAAATTATTCCAACACAATTATTCCGCGAAGGATTCAAAATTGCGGGTGATGATATTTTATTAGATATCATCCAGATTTGTGTTTTGCCTGCATTACGCACAGCATTAACGGATATTGGCATTTCTGATGCCGATGCCCTAATGTCTTCTCTTTTTGGTAGTGAAGGTTTAGATGCAGGTCAGCAAGTATTGCGTCAACAGCTTACCTTACAAATCTTCAATCCAATTGGATTACGTATTTTAAGCCAGTACGAAAATTTCGATCCATTAGTGCCTCATGAAGGTATTAACAGCACCTTTGGAGAATTGCTAGATGTCCAACCAACAGAGCATGTGCGTCGTTATATTGACGACGCTGCCAATAAAGAGTTAGGTGGCGGAGAGAGTTTTTCTATCTTAAACGTACCAGTGCAAATTAATTTTACACAACTACACGCTGAATTTATTTCAGGTGAACGTATTAATATCACCCGTAGCTTAAAAGCGCTGTGTGAGGTGCTTTATTACTACTCATGTGATGTTTTACTGCTCACAGGCCGCCCTTCTCGCTTACCGGGTATTCAAGCACTATTAAAAGTATTACAGCCTGTACCACCTTCTCGTATATTGCCATTACATGGTTACAAAACGGGGGGTTGGTATCCGTTCAACAAAAAAGGCCGCATTGACGATCCCAAATCAACCGCAGCAGTTGGTGCGATGTTGTGTTTAATGGCTGAAAATGCACGTTTGCTCAACTTCTATTTCTCAACAGGTAACTTTAAAACTTACTCAACAGTGCGTTATTTAGGAATGTTAGATAATAACAACACCATTTCTGATAATGACGTTTATTACCGAGATATTCAGGATAAGTTTGAGCCTGATCCAGATACCTATTTTGAAGTCAGAGGCGGGATACGTTTAGGTTTCCGTCAATTAGATAATGCCCGTTGGCCAGCCTCACCACTCTATACATTACGCATTAAAAATCCAAAATTGGCACAACAATTAAGCCAAGAGGACAGCGTATTACATATCAAGCTAGGAGAAGAGCGCGGAGCCTCTAGCCATAATAATGACAACAAATCTGAAAAATTACGTATTGAAGAAATGGAGCTTATTAATGGTAAAGGTGGCGTTAATAAGAGTGGTTTAAGCTTCAAACTCAATACGTTAGCAGACAGTGGTATTGGCGAAACATCCTATTGGCTGGATAGCGGGAGTGTATTAGGTAAATGA
- a CDS encoding putative virulence factor produces the protein MMDEKQLTAKWDAIYQGAGKAIDWVSAVRGNAPRLNTEADSLIYRLRRSRNMAKNLSLATQRPMSVGFFGLSQAGKSYLISALAAGQEGRLRTSMSGKTLDFIDHINPPGGGKEATGLVTRFSRKATKGTQEFPVELHLFSEIEIVKILANAYLYDFNQEKIDFELDEEKISRLINSLSSQCSATAVAGITHDDVVSLWDYLQRHAEKSQKKLATTYWPKAIELAPYLSIAQRAKLFSVLWGDIAELTSAYQRFSTTLASLGNASLVLAPLSSLVKEQDGVLIQNDSIMNVDMLERLNTANDNQISICPIHGDRIDAPVTLSLAELTALTVELVVPLLDAPSKTLFEQVELLDFPGYRGRLGVETMADVRRQVNDDSANPLAQLILRGKVAYLFERYTDNQEMNVLVVCTASNKQSDVKEVGAVLTEWINNTQGKDAQTRAKRPSGLIWAMTMFDMRITNSLTMNEALLRQSWGKGGMIKMAMLERFGQYEWMSSDWINGEAFNNTFLVRKPGVPTPFIQISNGKETVLNEDSISQLHLMKTTFAEDETVQRYIRDPDQAWDAMLSLNDGGMQRLADYIETVALKSLKLERINEQLQEIQRDLIGHHLEKWYQSGGEEELQVKRRNAATILRFMQSRPYLQGALLDYLLPSRKSLYDLYMQEKEVIDTLSDNKKATQAPVSAFAAMEQPTFDLFSDAPISLVPEEDEAPKGHGNEVTYPKKVMALWINHLRSLPDNSTLLTYLGIDQEIMVLLVDELITAINRLGVEQRMLKTLAGTEAIARRDDLAEQQSSRVYNVLGDFITWFNFKDNGVEKPDSKINVGHKIFERPDNTSVQWGDDERLVRLPTNPVNYTLLFVIDWLIALSTIITENAGHSAGREISAEQNAQLGQIIQTMKSSVVES, from the coding sequence ATGATGGATGAAAAACAGTTAACAGCTAAATGGGATGCCATTTATCAAGGCGCAGGCAAAGCTATTGATTGGGTTAGCGCAGTAAGAGGCAATGCACCTCGTTTAAATACAGAAGCTGATAGCCTTATCTATCGCCTGCGTCGTAGCCGTAATATGGCGAAGAATCTCAGCTTAGCGACCCAACGCCCAATGTCAGTCGGCTTTTTTGGCCTGTCTCAGGCAGGAAAATCGTACCTGATCTCAGCCCTTGCTGCTGGGCAAGAAGGACGATTAAGAACCAGCATGTCAGGTAAAACTCTTGATTTTATCGACCATATCAACCCACCAGGGGGTGGCAAAGAGGCTACGGGATTAGTCACTCGCTTTAGTCGCAAAGCAACAAAAGGTACGCAAGAGTTTCCAGTAGAGCTACACCTTTTTAGCGAAATTGAAATTGTTAAGATCCTTGCTAATGCTTATCTGTATGACTTTAATCAGGAAAAAATTGATTTTGAATTAGATGAAGAAAAAATCTCTCGTTTAATCAATTCATTAAGTTCACAATGTAGCGCCACCGCTGTCGCAGGTATTACACACGATGATGTCGTTTCATTATGGGATTACCTGCAACGTCACGCCGAAAAAAGCCAGAAGAAATTAGCAACAACCTATTGGCCTAAAGCGATTGAATTAGCGCCTTATCTGAGCATAGCTCAACGTGCTAAGTTATTTTCAGTGTTATGGGGCGACATTGCAGAACTGACATCTGCTTATCAGCGTTTTAGCACCACACTTGCCTCTTTAGGCAATGCATCCTTGGTTTTGGCTCCGCTTTCTTCTTTAGTCAAAGAACAAGACGGTGTGTTAATACAAAACGACAGTATTATGAACGTAGATATGTTAGAACGTCTCAATACTGCCAATGATAACCAGATCAGTATCTGTCCTATTCATGGTGATCGTATTGATGCCCCTGTAACCCTTTCTTTAGCGGAACTGACTGCACTCACCGTTGAATTAGTCGTGCCGTTATTAGATGCACCAAGCAAAACGCTATTTGAACAGGTTGAGCTACTGGATTTTCCGGGTTATCGCGGACGTTTAGGTGTTGAAACCATGGCGGACGTGCGTCGTCAAGTCAATGATGATAGCGCAAACCCACTCGCTCAGCTTATTCTTCGGGGCAAAGTCGCCTATCTGTTTGAGCGTTATACCGATAACCAAGAAATGAATGTGCTGGTGGTTTGTACTGCATCAAACAAACAATCCGATGTAAAAGAAGTCGGTGCAGTACTCACAGAATGGATCAACAATACACAAGGTAAAGATGCACAAACTCGTGCTAAACGCCCTTCTGGCTTGATTTGGGCGATGACTATGTTTGATATGCGTATTACCAACTCCTTAACCATGAATGAAGCGTTATTACGCCAATCATGGGGTAAAGGTGGCATGATAAAAATGGCGATGTTAGAGCGCTTTGGTCAATACGAATGGATGTCATCGGATTGGATCAATGGTGAAGCGTTTAATAATACCTTTTTAGTACGTAAACCGGGCGTCCCCACACCGTTTATTCAAATCAGTAATGGCAAAGAAACGGTTCTAAATGAAGACAGTATTTCACAATTACATCTGATGAAAACAACATTTGCTGAAGATGAAACTGTCCAACGTTATATTCGTGATCCAGACCAAGCATGGGATGCCATGTTGTCGCTTAACGATGGCGGTATGCAACGCCTTGCTGATTATATTGAAACCGTTGCCTTAAAATCACTAAAGCTTGAACGTATCAATGAGCAACTACAAGAAATTCAACGTGATTTAATCGGTCATCATCTTGAAAAATGGTATCAATCAGGTGGTGAAGAAGAATTACAGGTAAAACGCCGTAATGCCGCGACTATTTTGCGTTTTATGCAAAGTCGTCCTTATTTACAAGGTGCATTACTCGACTATCTGTTGCCTTCTCGCAAATCTCTCTACGACCTATATATGCAAGAAAAAGAGGTTATCGATACCCTTTCAGACAACAAAAAAGCAACACAAGCCCCAGTTTCTGCCTTTGCTGCTATGGAACAACCGACATTTGATCTCTTTAGCGATGCACCAATCTCTTTGGTACCTGAAGAAGATGAAGCCCCCAAAGGCCATGGCAATGAGGTTACCTACCCTAAAAAAGTGATGGCATTATGGATAAACCATCTGCGTAGTCTGCCAGATAACAGTACATTGTTAACCTATTTAGGCATCGACCAAGAAATTATGGTGCTGTTAGTCGATGAACTTATTACAGCTATCAATCGTCTTGGTGTTGAACAACGTATGTTGAAAACTCTGGCCGGAACAGAAGCCATTGCCCGTCGTGATGACTTAGCCGAACAACAATCATCTCGCGTTTATAATGTACTGGGTGATTTTATTACTTGGTTTAATTTCAAAGATAACGGTGTTGAGAAGCCAGATAGCAAAATTAATGTGGGTCATAAGATCTTTGAAAGACCCGATAACACTAGCGTGCAATGGGGTGATGATGAGCGTTTGGTCCGCTTACCCACCAACCCTGTTAACTATACCCTTTTATTTGTAATTGATTGGCTTATCGCTTTATCGACGATTATTACTGAGAATGCAGGACATTCAGCAGGAAGAGAAATCAGTGCTGAACAAAACGCACAGTTAGGCCAAATCATTCAAACCATGAAATCATCCGTCGTGGAGTCATAA